In Nicotiana tabacum cultivar K326 chromosome 19, ASM71507v2, whole genome shotgun sequence, one DNA window encodes the following:
- the LOC142173341 gene encoding mannan endo-1,4-beta-mannosidase 1-like, with amino-acid sequence MSFTRTSCISGLLLLFLALTCEARVPRNANVGFIAVKGAHFELNGSPFLFNGFNSYWLMHVAAESSERYKVTEVLKDGSAAGLSVCRTWAFSDGGDRALQISPGVYDERVFQGLDFVISEAKKYGVRLILSFVNNWNDFGGKAQYAQWARNAGAQINSDDDFYTHPMLKSYYKNHIKNVVTRFNTITRVAYKDDPTIMAWELINEPRDQADYSGKTINAWVQEMASFVKSLDNKHLLEVGMEGFYGDSVPERKQVNPGYQVGTDFISNHLINEIDFATIHLYTDQWVSGQSDEAQLAWMQRWVTSHWEDAKTILKKPLVLAEFGKSSRGQGYSLSSRDTFMSIVYRNIYNLAKEGGTMAGSLVWQLMAQGMENYDDGYCIVLGQNPSTAGIISGQSHAMTTLANLVHSPLE; translated from the exons ATGTCTTTTACAAGAACGAGCTGTATTTCTGGCCTTTTGCTCTTATTTTTAGCTCTCACATGTGAAGCTAGGGTTCCAAGAAATGCTAATGTAGGGTTTATAGCAGTTAAGGGTGCCCATTTTGAACTCAATGGATCCCCCTTTTTATTCAATGGTTTCAACTCCTATTGGTTGATGCATGTTGCTGCTGAATCAAGTGAGAGGTACAAAGTCACTGAGGTTCTTAAAGATGGATCTGCTGCTGGTCTTTCTGTTTGTCGCACGTGGGCTTTTAGTGATGGAGGTGACAGAGCATTACAAATATCACCTGGCGTTTATGATGAACGAGTTTTTCAG GGTTTGGATTTTGTGATCTCGGAAGCTAAGAAATATGGTGTTCGCTTAATCTTGAGCTTTGTAAACAACTGGAATGACTTTGGAGGAAAAGCTCAATATGCCCAATGGGCACGAAATGCAGGGGCTCAGATTAATAGCGACGATGATTTCTATACTCATCCTATGCTCAAAAGTTATTACAAGAATCACATCAAG AACGTCGTTACAAGATTCAATACGATTACTAGAGTTGCTTACAAAGATGATCCAACAATCATGGCATGGGAACTCATTAATGAGCCACGCGACCAAGCTGACTATTCTGGAAAAACCATTAAT GCTTGGGTTCAAGAAATGGCAAGTTTTGTGAAGTCACTAGACAACAAACACTTGTTGGAGGTAGGAATGGAGGGATTCTATGGTGATTCGGTTCCTGAAAGGAAACAAGTTAATCCTGGTTATCAAGTCGGAACAGATTTTATCAGTAACCATCTTATCAATGAGATAGATTTTGCCACTATCCACTTATACACTGATCAATG GGTATCCGGACAAAGCGATGAAGCACAATTAGCATGGATGCAAAGGTGGGTTACAAGCCATTGGGAAGATGCAAAAACTATACTAAAGAAACCTCTAGTGCTAGCTGAATTTGGCAAGTCTAGTAGAGGTCAAGGATACAGTCTTAGTTCAAGAGACACATTCATGAGTATTGTATATAGGAATATCTACAATTTGGCAAAAGAAGGGGGAACTATGGCAGGAAGCTTAGTATGGCAACTTATGGCACAAGGAATGGAGAATTATGATGATGGTTATTGTATTGTTTTGGGACAAAATCCTTCAACTGCAGGAATTATTTCAGGCCAATCACATGCCATGACAACTTTGGCTAATCTTGTTCATAGCCCTCTAGAGTGA